Genomic segment of Streptomyces zhihengii:
TGACCTTGGGCGACGACAAGAAGGACGACAAGAACTCCAGCGCCGGCGGGGCGAAGAAGACCGACGAGCCCGTGGGCGGGGGCGGCGGCGAGGACCCGACCGCCGACCCGACCGGGGCCGAGATCACCGATCCGCCCGGCCCCGCGCCCTCGGCCTCCATCGGCGGCTCGATCGCCGACGAGTACCTGGGCACCTGGCAGGGCGAGGGCAAGGACTCCGACGGCAATGTCGTCGCGCTCCGGCGGATCACCATCTCCCAGGGCATCGAGGGCGAGGACGTCGCCACGACGTTCAACTCCTTCGAGTCCCAGCTGTGCACGGGCGCCGCGAAGCTGGTCTCGTTCGGCAGCCTGATGGTCCTGGACTCCCGCTCGGTCAGCTCCATCCCGGAGGACGGGTGCAGCGACGGCGGCGAGCAGACCCTGCGGCTGCGCGACGACGGCTCGCTGACCTGGACCAGCGGCGACGGCGACGAGACGGCGATCCTCAAGCGCACCGAGCCGTCCGACACCCCGATCCCCGCCGAGTTCCTCGGCACCTGGAAGCGCCAGGGCATGGAGAGCGGCACCTCCATGACCCTCGTCCTGGAGCAGGGGGCGTACGGCGAGGTGGTCGCCAGGTGGACGGGTGACGGCCCGGCCTACCACTGCGAGTGGGAGAGCACCCTCGCGGACGCCAACAGCACCTCGGTGCGCCTCGGGCCGTCGATCGTCACGGTCGCCGAGCCGGAGGACCAGTGCGAGAAGGGCGTCACGGAGACGATCCGGCTCAAGAGCACCGACGAGGCCGTCATCGCCCAGGTCGGCAACGACGACCCGCCCGCCGCCTTCCGCCGCGAGGGCTGACCCGCCCGGGCCCGCGGCGGTCCCGGGAGAGCTGACCCGCCCCGGGCCCGCGGCGGTCCCGGGAGAGCTGACCCGCCCCGGGCCCGCGGCGGTCCCGGCGGGCGGCGGTCCGCCCGAGGCGCCCGAGGCGTACGGGGCGTACGGGGCCCTCCCGGCCGTGCTGCGGTCCGCCCGGGCGTGCGACCGCTGTCCGCCCGCCCCGGCCCCGGGGCCCATGCGAACGGGGCGCCCCGTCGTCGGACGGAGCGCCCCGCGGTGTGCCGCCGGCGGCGGCGGACGCGCCTACAGGAACGAGTTGATCTCGATCGTCTCGGTCCGGCCCGGGCCGACGCCGATCGCGGAGATCGGCGCGCCGGACATCTCCTCCAGCGCCTTCACGTAGGCCTGCGCGTTCTTCGGCAGGTCGGCGAAGGTCTTGGCCTTGGTGATGTCCTCCGACCAGCCCGGCAGCGTCTCGTAGATCGGCTTCGCGTGGTGGAAGTCGGTCTGCGAGTAGGGCAGTTCCTCGACGCGCTTGCCGTCGATCTCGTACGCGACGCAGACCGGGATCTGCTCCCAGCCGGTGAGCACGTCCAGCTTGGTGAGGAAGAAGTCGGTCAGACCGTTGACCCGGGTCGCGTAGCGGGCGATGACCGCGTCGAACCAGCCGCAGCGGCGGTCACGGCCGGTGGTCACACCGCGCTCGCCGCCGATCCGGCGCAGCGCCTCGCCGTCCTCGTCGAACAGCTCGGTCGGGAACGGGCCGGCGCCGACACGGGTCGTGTACGCCTTGAGGATGCCGATGACGCGGCTGATCTTCGTCGGGCCCACGCCCGCGCCCGTGCAGGCGCCGCCGGCGGTCGGGTTGCTGGACGTCACGAAGGGGTACGTGCCGTGGTCGACGTCGAGGAGCGTGCCCTGGCCGCCCTCGAAGAGGACGACCTTGCCCGCGTCGATGGCGTCGTTGAGGATCAGCGTGGTGTCCGCGACGTACGGCCGCAGGGCGTCCGCGAACTGGAGCATCTCCTCGACGATCTTCCCCGGCTCGATCGCGCGCCGGTTGAAGACCTTGGCGAGGAGCTGGTTCTTGGACTCCAGCGCCGCCTCGACCTTCTGCTCCAGGATCGACTCGTCGTAGAGGTCCTGGACGCGGATGCCGGTGCGGTTGATCTTGTCGGCGTAGGTCGGGCCGATGCCACGGCCGGTGGTGCCGATCTTGCGCTTCCCGAGGAACCGTTCCGTCACCTTGTCGACGGTGACGTTGTACGGGGTGATCAGATGCGCGTTTCCGCTGATCAGCAGCTTGGACGTGTCGACTCCGCGGTCGTTCAGCCCGCTCAGCTCGGAGAGCAGGACCGCGGGGTCCACGACAACGCCGTTGCCGATGACCGGAGTACATCCGGGCGAGAGGATTCCGGAAGGGAGGAGATGCAGCGCATACTTCTGGTCACCGACGACCACCGTGTGGCCCGCGTTGTTGCCACCCTGATAGCGCACCACATAGTCCACGGATCCACCGAGGAGGTCGGTGGCCTTTCCCTTGCCCTCGTCACCCCACTGAGCACCGAGCAGCACAAGTGCGGGCACAGGCGTACACCCCTTCCGGGCGGGGCAAGACGAAGGTCAGGGGGCCTGAGCCGTGCCTGAGTCTTCGGACCGGTTGCCCCGGAATAGACGAAGCCCCTGGCGCAATAGCGCAAGGGGCTCTTGCACAAAGATGCTACCCGAGGAAGGACCGAGGTGTCGGATCACGACCAGCTGCTGGTGGTCATCGACCCGGTCGCCCGCCGAATGGACGGCGAATCCGTGCGTATCGCGAAGGATGTGCTGTGCGGCGGGTCGGAGGCGAAAATCTGTCTCCCCGACGGTCCGGAAGAATTTGCCCGGGCGCTGGCCCGCAGGGGGTCGAGGCGGCCCGTGGTGGTCGGCGACGACCGGGCGCTGCTGCGTGCGGTGGCCCTGCTGCACCGCGACCGCTGGCTCGGCGACGGGGCCCTGTCGCTGGTCCCGGTGGGCACCTCGGTGCAGCTCGCCCACTCCCTCGGCGTGCCCGCGGGCGCCGTCGCGGCGGCCCGCGCCGTGCTCGACGGGGCGGTGCGGCGGCTCGACCTGCTCGTCGACGAGTCCGACGGCGTCGTCCTGGGCGGCCTGACGATCCCCGCGCTGCGCTCGGCCGCCCGCGCCGAGGCGTCGGTCTGGCACGCCGCCCGCTCCCTCGTCCGCACCCTGGTCGGCCCCGCCCCGCCCGCCCCCGCGCCCCGGCACCACCGGCTGCGCGTGGAGGCGGACGGCGTGGTGCTCGCGGACCTGGACGATCCGGTGGAGGCCGTGTCGGTGCGCGCGGGCCCGGACGGCCGGGCGGAGGTCGTCGTGCGGCGCCGGGCCGTCCCGGCACCGCTCCGGGCCGACGCGCTGTCCGTCACCGTCTCGGGCCCGGACTTCCGCTACCGCGCCGACACCCATGTCACCGGCCCGGTCCGCACCCGTACCTGGACCGTCCGCCCCGGCGCCTGGGGGCTGACCCTGCCGGCGGCCTGAGCGCGCCGGGCGGCGGGCCGCCGCCCGCGGGATCTCAGCCGTCGGCGCGGGCGGCCTTGTGGGCGCGCCAGCGGTCCATCATGGCCAGCAGCTCCCGCTGGACGAACTCGAAGAACTCCGCCGTCTCCGCCATGCGGGTGCCCGCCGGGGTCCCCGGGCCGAGCACGTCGGCGCCGTCGCGCAGCACCTTCTCCCAGCGGGTGAGGATCTGGTCGCGGTTGGCGAAGGCCTCGTACCAGAGCTCGTTGTGGAGGACGTAGCGGTCACGGCGGGACCCGGGCTCGCGTTCGCGCCCGACCATGTTGACCTGGGAGAGGTAGCGGACGGCGCCGGAGACGGCCGCCGGGCTGATCCGCAACTGCCCGGCCAGCTCCTGCGAGGTCATCGATCCGCTCTCCGAGGCCAGCAGCGCCGCGAAGACCCGGGCGGCCATCCGCTGCATGCCCGCCTCGGTCAGCTCGGAAGCGAAGCGCTCCACGAAGCGCGAGATGGCCTCCTCGTTGCCGCTCATGGCCTCATCGTCTCCTCGTGTGCCCGTCCCGCCCGCCGACGCCACGATCCTATACGCCCTTCATACGCTTCCTTAACTTCACAATTTTGTGAAACACGCGTACGTTCAGAATCATGACGAAGGCAATCACCGTCTCCGGCCTCCACAAGTCGTTCGGCCGGACCCGCGCACTGGACGGCCTCGACCTGGCCGTCGAGACCGGCGAGGTCCACGGATTCCTCGGGCCCAACGGCGCCGGCAAGTCGACCACCATCCGCGTCCTGCTCGGCCTGCTGCGCGCCGACTCCGGCGCCGCCCAGCTGCTCGGCAAGGACCCCTGGCACGACGCCGTCGCCCTGCACCGGCGCGTCGCCTACGTCCCCGGCGACGTCACCCTGTGGCGCAACCTCTCCGGCGGCGAGGTCATCGACCTCTGCGGACGGCTCCGCGGCGGCCTCGACCCGGGGCGCCGGGCGGAACTGACCGAGCGGTTCGAGCTCGACCCCACCAAGAAGGGCCGCACCTACTCCAAGGGCAACCGCCAGAAGGTCGCCCTCGTCGCCGCCTTCGCGTCCGACGTCGACGTGCTGATCCTCGACGAGCCGACCTCCGGGCTCGACCCGCTGATGGAGGAGGTCTTCCAGCAGTGCGTGCGCGAGGAGCGCGACCGGGGACGGACCGTGCTGCTGTCCTCGCACATCCTCAGCGAGGTCGAGTCCCTCTGCGACCGGGTCAGCATCATCCGGGGCGGCCGGACGGTCGAGACCGGTTCGCTGGCCGAACTGCGCCACCTCACCCGCACCAGCATCGTCGCCGAGCTCGACGCGCCGCCCGACGGGCTCGCGGGCATGCCGGGGGTGCACGCGCTGGACGTGCGGGGGCGGCGGGTCGGCCTCCAGGTCGACACCGACCGCCTCGACCCGGTGCTCCGCAGCCTCACCGCCTCCGGCGTGCGGTCCCTGACCTGCACACCGCCCACCCTGGAGGAGCTGTTCCTGCGCCACTACGCGCCCCAGGAGCCGGCGACGCGGCAATCGCCCGGGGAAGAGGCGCGGCGATGAGCGCCACCACCGCCACGGCGGCCGGGCCCGCCGCCCGCCGCGCCGCGGGCTACGGACGACTGGCCGGCACGGGAGCCCTGCTGCGCCTCGCGCTGCGCCGGGACCGCGTCGTGCTGCCGCTGTGGATCCTGGTCACCGCACTGCTCGTGGTCAGCGGCGCCGGCACGCTGGAGGGCCTGTACGCCACCCCGGCCGAACGTGCCGCGGCCGCCGCGTCGATGAACGCCGACAGCTCCATGCGCTCCCTCGTCGGACCGGTCTTCGGCGACTCCGTCGGCGCCCTCGTCGCCTGGCGCTTCGGGGTCTTCGCGGCCGTCCTCGCCGCCGTGATGAGCCTGGTCACCGTCGTGCGGCACACCCGCGAGGAGGAGGAGACCGGCCGTCAGGAGCTGCTGTCGGCGGCCGTCGTGGGACGCCGCGCGCCGCTGACGGCCGCCCTGCTCACCGCGCTGACCGCCAATCTGCTCGTCGCCGCCGCCGTCACCGCCGGCCTGGCCGGCCGGGGGGCCGCGGGGGCGCTGGCCCTCGGGCTCGCCATCGGCGGCACCGGCATGGTCTTCGGCGCTCTGGCGGCCGTCGTCGCGCAGATCACCGAGAGCGCGCGGCTCGCCAAGGGCGCCACGGCGGGCCTCCTCGGGCTCGCCTTCGCGCTGCGCGCGGCGGGCGACTCCCAGAGGTCCGCCGGCGTCCCGCTCCCGACCCGGCTCTCCCCCCTCGGCTGGGCCGAGCACGTCCGCCCCTACGCCCCCGAGGGGGAGCGCTGGTGGCTGCTGCCGGTCCTCGCCCTGGCCGCCGCGGCCGGAGCGGCCACCGCGTACGCGCTGGCCTCGCGGCGGGACGTCGGCATGAGCTTCCTGCCGGCCTCGCCCGGCCCCGCCGAGGGCCGGATCGCCACCGCCGCCGGCCTCGCCCGGCGGCTCCAGCGCGGCGCGTTCGCCGGCTGGGCGGCGGCCTTCCTCGCCGCCGGGGCCGTCTTCGGCGGCATGGCCGACGGAGCGGCCGGTCTGGTGGGCGACAACGCGCAGGCGCGCGGGATCTTCGAGCGGATGGGCGGGAGCGCCGGTCTCACCGAGGCGTTCCTGGCCACCATGGCGGGCCTGTTCGGCATGATCGGCGCGCTGTACACGGTCGCCTCCGTGATGCGGCTGCACGGCGAGGAGACCTCGGGGCGCGCCGAGCCGGTCCTGGCGTCGTCGGTCGGCCGGATCCGCTGGGCGGCCGGCCATCTGGTGATCGCCTTCGGCGGCTCGGCGGTGCTCATGCTGCTCGCCGGAACGGGCCTGTGGCTGGGCCACGGCAGGGACCTCGGCCCGCTGCCGGCCGCCGCGCTGGTGCAGCTCCCGGCGATGTGGACGCTGGGCGGGCTCGCGGTCCTGCTCCACGGGGCGCTGCCCCGGGCTGCGGTGGCGGCGTGGGGCGCCACCGGGGCGGCGGTGGCGGTCGGCTGGATCGGTCCCGCTTTCGACGTCCCCCGCCCGGTGCTCGGCCTCTCGCCCTTCGGCCACCTGCCCAAGCTGCCGGGCGGTGCGATGACGTGGCCCCCGGTCGCGGTGCTGCTCCTCGTGTCGGCGTCCCTGACGACCGCCGGCCTCGTGGCC
This window contains:
- a CDS encoding GbsR/MarR family transcriptional regulator; amino-acid sequence: MSGNEEAISRFVERFASELTEAGMQRMAARVFAALLASESGSMTSQELAGQLRISPAAVSGAVRYLSQVNMVGREREPGSRRDRYVLHNELWYEAFANRDQILTRWEKVLRDGADVLGPGTPAGTRMAETAEFFEFVQRELLAMMDRWRAHKAARADG
- a CDS encoding adenylosuccinate synthase, which gives rise to MPALVLLGAQWGDEGKGKATDLLGGSVDYVVRYQGGNNAGHTVVVGDQKYALHLLPSGILSPGCTPVIGNGVVVDPAVLLSELSGLNDRGVDTSKLLISGNAHLITPYNVTVDKVTERFLGKRKIGTTGRGIGPTYADKINRTGIRVQDLYDESILEQKVEAALESKNQLLAKVFNRRAIEPGKIVEEMLQFADALRPYVADTTLILNDAIDAGKVVLFEGGQGTLLDVDHGTYPFVTSSNPTAGGACTGAGVGPTKISRVIGILKAYTTRVGAGPFPTELFDEDGEALRRIGGERGVTTGRDRRCGWFDAVIARYATRVNGLTDFFLTKLDVLTGWEQIPVCVAYEIDGKRVEELPYSQTDFHHAKPIYETLPGWSEDITKAKTFADLPKNAQAYVKALEEMSGAPISAIGVGPGRTETIEINSFL
- a CDS encoding ABC transporter ATP-binding protein, whose translation is MTKAITVSGLHKSFGRTRALDGLDLAVETGEVHGFLGPNGAGKSTTIRVLLGLLRADSGAAQLLGKDPWHDAVALHRRVAYVPGDVTLWRNLSGGEVIDLCGRLRGGLDPGRRAELTERFELDPTKKGRTYSKGNRQKVALVAAFASDVDVLILDEPTSGLDPLMEEVFQQCVREERDRGRTVLLSSHILSEVESLCDRVSIIRGGRTVETGSLAELRHLTRTSIVAELDAPPDGLAGMPGVHALDVRGRRVGLQVDTDRLDPVLRSLTASGVRSLTCTPPTLEELFLRHYAPQEPATRQSPGEEARR
- a CDS encoding diacylglycerol kinase; this translates as MSDHDQLLVVIDPVARRMDGESVRIAKDVLCGGSEAKICLPDGPEEFARALARRGSRRPVVVGDDRALLRAVALLHRDRWLGDGALSLVPVGTSVQLAHSLGVPAGAVAAARAVLDGAVRRLDLLVDESDGVVLGGLTIPALRSAARAEASVWHAARSLVRTLVGPAPPAPAPRHHRLRVEADGVVLADLDDPVEAVSVRAGPDGRAEVVVRRRAVPAPLRADALSVTVSGPDFRYRADTHVTGPVRTRTWTVRPGAWGLTLPAA
- a CDS encoding ABC transporter permease, with the translated sequence MSATTATAAGPAARRAAGYGRLAGTGALLRLALRRDRVVLPLWILVTALLVVSGAGTLEGLYATPAERAAAAASMNADSSMRSLVGPVFGDSVGALVAWRFGVFAAVLAAVMSLVTVVRHTREEEETGRQELLSAAVVGRRAPLTAALLTALTANLLVAAAVTAGLAGRGAAGALALGLAIGGTGMVFGALAAVVAQITESARLAKGATAGLLGLAFALRAAGDSQRSAGVPLPTRLSPLGWAEHVRPYAPEGERWWLLPVLALAAAAGAATAYALASRRDVGMSFLPASPGPAEGRIATAAGLARRLQRGAFAGWAAAFLAAGAVFGGMADGAAGLVGDNAQARGIFERMGGSAGLTEAFLATMAGLFGMIGALYTVASVMRLHGEETSGRAEPVLASSVGRIRWAAGHLVIAFGGSAVLMLLAGTGLWLGHGRDLGPLPAAALVQLPAMWTLGGLAVLLHGALPRAAVAAWGATGAAVAVGWIGPAFDVPRPVLGLSPFGHLPKLPGGAMTWPPVAVLLLVSASLTTAGLVALRRRDVLT